The Aythya fuligula isolate bAytFul2 chromosome 2, bAytFul2.pri, whole genome shotgun sequence genome contains a region encoding:
- the LOC116486310 gene encoding probable 2-ketogluconate reductase, with protein sequence MEDQKLPCVLIDCIGEKHGVYEDHAELLKEHFCLITMKEYNENKTILGKKIRAIYMWYHKPVINEELLQSLPNLKIVASSGVGIDHLDLNLLSRYGVKVSNTPFIVSTDTADLGMALMLASSRRLVEGYQMAVSPDTEYFPANWLGAEVSGATLGIIGMGTIGYKVAERAKAFEMKILYHNRKQRNKEEENAVGAIYCKKIDDLLQQSDFVMLAVNLTPQTHKLIGKRELQLMKPTATLINISRGLVVDQDDLVEALQNKVIKAAALDVTYPEPLPRDHPLLKMENVLITPHIGSATKKTRLLMMENMTESIQAALTNHPIPYEVLL encoded by the exons ATGGAGGATCAGAAGCTGCCTTGTGTGCTAATTGACTGTATAGGAGAGAAGCATGGAGTATATGAAGATCATGCTGAATTACTGAAGGAACATTTTTGTCTCATCACCATGAAAGAATATAACGAAAACAAGACAATTCTCGGCAAAAAGATCAGAGCTATTTATATGTGGTATCACAAACCAGTTATTAATGAAGAATTGCTCCAGAGCCTACCTAACTTGAAGATAGTTGCAAGCTCTGGAGTGGGAATAGACCATTTGGACCTGAACCTCCTCTCCCGCTATGGTGTGAAAGTGTCTAACACTCCATTTATTGTTTCCACTGACACTGCAGACTTGGGGATGGCTTTGATGCTGGCATCCTCCAGGAGGCTTGTGGAAG GCTATCAAATGGCGGTTTCCCCTGACACTGAATATTTCCCTGCCAActggctgggggctgaggtTTCTGGAGCTACTCTAGGGATCATTGGAATGGGCACCATTGGCTACAAAGTGGCTGAGAGAGCCAAagcctttgaaatgaaaattttgtaCCACAACAGGAAACAGAG aaacaaggaagaagaaaatgctgttggAGCCATCTACTGTAAGAAGATAGATGATTTGCTCCAGCAGTCAGATTTTGTGATGCTAGCTGTGAACCTGACACCTCAGACACACAAACTGATTGGGAAGAGGGAACTACAGCTAATGAAACCCACAGCTACTCTCATTAACATCAGCAGAG GTCTGGTTGTAGATCAGGATGATTTGGTGGAAGCCCTTCAAAACAAAGTTATTAAGGCAGCTGCTCTGGATGTGACATATCCTGAACCTTTGCCAAG ggATCACCCTTTGTTAAAAATGGAGAATGTTTTAATAACTCCTCACATTGGAAGTGCCACCAAAAAGACACGCCTCCTTATGATGGAAAACATGACTGAAAGCATACAAGCAGCTCTTACAAATCATCCTATCCCTTATGAAGTATTACTGTAA